GTGTGCTGTGCACGGCCAGCGTCGAGGCGGGCGTTCCGGGGTGGCGACGCGGCTCCGGTCAGGGCTGGCTGACGGCGGAGTACGCGATGCTTCCGCGCGCGACGCGCACGCGCACCCCGCGCGAGCGCGCGCAGCTCGGCGGCCGCACGCAGGAGATCCAGCGGCTGATCGGCCGCAGCGTGCGCGCGATGCTCGACGACTTCCGGTTCGGCGAGGTGACGGTGCGCATCGACTGCGACGTGCTGCAGGCCGACGGCGGCACGCGCACGGCGGCCATCACGGGCGCGGCGGTCGCGGTGGTCGATGCGTTCGACGCGGCCGTCACGAACGGGCTGATCGTCGCGTCACCGGTGCGGCGCCGCGTGGCTGCCGTCAGCGTGGGCGTGATCGACGGCGTGCCGCGGCTCGACCTCGACTACGAGCAGGACGTCCGCGCGCTGGTCGACATGAACGTCGTCATGAGCAGCGAGGGCCGGTTCGTGGAGGTGCAGGGCACTGGCGAGAACGGGACCTTCGACCGGGCGGAGCTCGACCGGCTCCTCGAGCTCGCGACCGCGGGCATCCGCGAGCTCGACGCCCGCCAGCAGGCCGCGCTCGCGCAGCCCGTCGATCCGCGCTCGTGACCGCCCAGCTTCCCGCGCGGGTGCTCGTCGCCACGCGCAACGCCGGCAAGCTCGTGGAGCTGCGGCCGATGTTCGCTGCCATCGGGCGCGAGGTCGTCGACCTCGACTCGGCCGGCGTGCCGGAGACGCCGGACGAGGATGCGATCGAGGCGTTCGACACGTTCGAGGCGAACGCGCTGGCCAAGGCGCGCCACTTCCACCGTGCGAGTGGC
This region of Roseisolibacter agri genomic DNA includes:
- the rph gene encoding ribonuclease PH, which produces MAASAEVPSVDGAARAADALRPVTLERGVAEYAEGSCLIAFGKTRVLCTASVEAGVPGWRRGSGQGWLTAEYAMLPRATRTRTPRERAQLGGRTQEIQRLIGRSVRAMLDDFRFGEVTVRIDCDVLQADGGTRTAAITGAAVAVVDAFDAAVTNGLIVASPVRRRVAAVSVGVIDGVPRLDLDYEQDVRALVDMNVVMSSEGRFVEVQGTGENGTFDRAELDRLLELATAGIRELDARQQAALAQPVDPRS